A genomic window from Accipiter gentilis chromosome 1, bAccGen1.1, whole genome shotgun sequence includes:
- the STK36 gene encoding serine/threonine-protein kinase 36, with translation MPAMEKYHVLEMIGEGSFGRVYKGRRKHSAQVVALKFIPKVGRSEKELKNLQREIEIMRGLHHPNIIQMLDSFETDKEVVVVTDYAEGELFQILEDDGSLPEDQVQTIAAQLVSALYYLHSHRILHRDMKPQNILLGKDGIVKLCDFGFARAMSIHTMVLTSIKGTPLYMSPELVEERPYDHTADLWSVGCILYELFVGTPPFYTSSIFQLVNLIVKDPVKWPTAISPVFKSFLQGLLMKDPRQRLSWPELLSHPFIAGRVTVIDDTEEHGISNPFTTKLSPELQALKEQQARSVASRSGQSRILRKARQKMVEKAQKKGQLKTGDAPTKDSGKGCPGHRPRAAPGKAAPGEGEPLAASNEKNLSVLQGKSSMAEWELEGPPPNPREHSITQDYEREFAGAGAPLQPGAGRAEPRDRRSIETVDLESEELESDEEWQHLIEATEPSAMQLSMPLSLLRDPAFQHRVQARLADSAQQVLEGMLEGASRLHPVLCVVGNLLATRCDSELLDHFCRELNVPLSLLCLAKQILESGSTKQQPWCITVLTDVLMVTTVYFSSECILEESGQKDSLQTFQESASCFLALLLKLLAEPADSEMRLCQQSLLCFTLLCESLDATYPFVSAPFYTSLREEHQPLLNRLLQGSISEQPALQGAAMEAKSVHDQSRHVADFFMAALAAACSIPLERNSCQEAKQQVAQEVAEKLMEGESQHLGRLLGRLDHPSCSLNVLKILYAGCHASPSLCQHLGRSQRLWGSLMQLLKGEIPMAEVAQGAACEASLYLLALLTLQLQASPPRPEDVVTLAVDLITHSPVVSLVGAAAFLLTQLSQHGVPLELGGEEILLVVTNALTAPAELQLPPPMGAGLYDGIFFLLLKLLAQEDMVVEQGFATSELWSVVWHCIAVVLRVGSDKAALEGDAQGEGHPTAEPDWNLLSPQGTLLFLSLALFVFTRESHRCLPQLTQSHGVLMVTLRRLLSPGFLACLAQTQAGEDGDPELVPAVVIQACQLLCFPFALDVDGDTLAFVMEAVRDSQIPAQLLQVCSRHLPFSYTELPMSLLCHLVVSDEQVVDQMVREAAASEHVIAFLTSALFSDRLTLTTDLLSLLTHVARACPEHLPFLQRILSGSDVADQPLARLLGHQQPPIRAKTCNLLGNLLRHSHGFPQVLQSQPGLLESLLGCLADHEESVRKAASFAVGNAAYHPSFPAGTLGRAVPRLTWLLNDTQARTRCNAALALGNLGQRWAELGDLLIESRAPHILLEVACRDPRETVREGALVALRALSQHPGIQQVLLSLRATEKLATLASGDLQPAAGGSPRPSSARHCEKLLRLLAPLRSTCGSHTGSAPGPPDPGRPAAAHQR, from the exons ATGCCCGCGATGGAGAAGTACCATGTCCTGGAAATGATCGGCGAAGGCTCTTTTGGGCGCGTGTACAAGGGGCGCCGGAAACACAGCGCCCAG GTGGTGGCATTGAAGTTCATACCCAAGGTGGGGCGGTCTGAGAAGGAGCTGAAGAACCTGCAGCGGGAAATTGAGATCATGAGAGGCCTCCATCACCCCAACATCATCCAGATGCTTGACAGCTTTGAGACCGACAAGGAG gtggtggtggtgactgACTATGCAGAGGGGGAGCTCTTCCAGATCCTGGAGGACGATGGGAGTTTGCCCGAGGACCAG GTCCAGACCATAGCTGCCCAACTGGTCTCTGCTCTCTATTACCTGCACTCCCACCGCATCCTGCACCGCGACATGAAACCCCAGAACATCCTGCTGGGCAAAGATGGCATTGTCAAGCTCTGTGACTtcgg ATTTGCCCGTGCCATGAGCATCCACACCATGGTGCTGACTTCCATCAAGGGCACCCCACTGTACATGTCCCCTGAGCTGGTGGAGGAGCGGCCGTACGACCACACGGCGGACCTGTGGTCAGTGGGCTGCATCCTGTATGAGCTCTTCGTGGGCACTCCTCCCTTCTACACCAGCAGCATCTTCCAGCTTGTCAACCTCATCGTCAAGGATCCCGTCAAATGGCCCACGGCCATAAGCCCAGTCTTCAAG AGCTTCCTGCAGGGACTACTAATGAAGGACCCTCGCCAGCGCCTGTCATGGCCGGAGCTGCTCTCTCATCCCTTCATTGCTGGACGGGTTACTG TGATTGATGACACAGAAGAACACGGGATCTCAAACCCCTTCACCACCAAGCTGTCCCCAGAGCTGCAGGCCCTGAAGGAGCAGCAAGCCCGTTCCGTGGCCTCCAGGAGTGGCCAGTCCAGGATCCTGAGAAAGGCACGGCAGAAGATGGTTGAGAAGGCACAGAAAAAG GGGCAACTGAAGACAGGTGATGCACCTACGAAGGACTCTGGCAAAGGATGCCCAGGGCATAGACCCAGAGCAGCTCCAGGGAAGGCagcccctggggagggggagccaCTGGCTGCCTCCAATGAGAAGAACCTCAGTGTCCTGCAAGGAAAGAGCAGCATGGCAGAGTGGGAGTTGGAGGGGCCTCCTCCCAACCCACG TGAGCACAGCATCACTCAAGACTACGAGCGTGAGTTTGCTGGAGCAGGTGCCCCTCTGCAGcctggtgctggcagggcagagccacGGGACAGGCGCAGCATTGAGACTGTGGACCTGGAGAGTGAG GAGCTGGAGAGCGATGAGGAGTGGCAGCACCTGATCGAGGCCACTGAGCCCTCAGCCATGCAGCTGAGCATGCCACTGAGCCTCCTGAGGGATCCAGCCTTCCAGCACCGTGTCCAGGCCCGCCTGGCAGACTCTGCTCAGCAG GTGCTGGAAGGGATGCTGGAGGGAGCCTCCCGTCTCCATCCTGTGCTCTGTGTTGTGGGCAACCTCCTGGCTACCCGTTGTGACTCTGAGTTGCTGGACCACTTCTGCCGAGAGCTGAATGTGCCTCTGTCCCTGCTGTGTCTAGCCAAACAGATCCTGGAGAGTGGTAGCACCAAGCAG CAGCCCTGGTGTATCACAGTGCTGACAGATGTCCTCATGGTGACCACAGTTTATTTCAGCAGTGAATGCATCCTGGAGGAGAGTGGGCAAAAGGACAG cctgcAGACCTTCCAGGAGAGTGCCAGCTGCTTCCTAGCCCTACTGCTGAAGCTGCTGGCTGAGCCAGCCGACAGCGAGATGAGACTCTGCCAGCAAAGCCTCCTG TGCTTCACCCTGCTCTGTGAGAGCCTGGATGCAACATACCCCTTTGTCTCGGCCCCCTTCTATACCAGCCTGCGAGAGGAGCATCAACCCCTGCTGAACAGACTCCTTCAGGGATCCATCTCAGAGCAGCCTGCTCTGCAAG GTGCAGCAATGGAGGCCAAGTCGGTCCATGACCAGAGCCGACATGTGGCAGACTTCTTCATGGCTGCattggctgctgcctgcagcatccccctGGAGAGGAACAGCTGTCAAGAAGCCAAGCAGCAG GTCGCTCAGGAGGTAGCTGAAAAGCTTATGGAGGGAGAGAGCCAGCATCTTGGGAGACTGCTGGGGAGACTGGACCACCCAAGCTGCTCCTTGAACGTGCTGAAG ATCCTCTATGCTGGCTGCCATGCCAGCCCCAGCCTGTGCCAGCACCTGGGAAGGAGCCAGCGACTGTGGGGTTCCCTCATGCAGCTCTTGAAGGGTGAG ATCCCCATGGCAGAGGTGGCCCAGGGAGCAGCCTGCGAGGCCTCTCTGTACCTGCTGGCCCTGCTCACCCTGCAGCTTCAGGCCTCCCCTCCCAG GCCTGAGGACGTGGTTACCCTGGCTGTGGATCTCATCACCCACTCTCCTGTCGTCTCCCTTGTG ggtgCTGCAGCATTCCTCCTGACACAGCTCAGTCAGCACGGGGTGCCCTTGGAGCTTGGGGGAGAAGAGATCCTACTGGTGGTGACAAACGCGCTGACAGCACCTGCTGAG ctgcagctccccCCGCCAATGGGTGCTGGTCTCTATGATGGgatctttttcctcctgctgaagCTCCTTGCCCAG GAGGATATGGTTGTGGAGCAGGGCTTTGCCACCTCAGAGCTGTGGAGTGTGGTGTGGCATTGCATTGCTGTGGTGCTTCGTGTGGGCAGTGACAAGGCAGCGCTGGAGGGAGACGCCCAAGGGGAAGGTCACCCCACAGCAGAGCCAGACTGGAACCTCCTCTCCCCTCAAG gcaccctgctcttcctcAGCCTGGCCCTCTTCGTCTTCACTCGCGAGTCCCACCGGTGCCTGCCTCAGCTTACCCAGTCCCATGGTGTTCTCATGGTGACACTGAGGAGACTGCTGTCCCCTGGCTTCCTGGCATGCCTGGCACAGAC GCAAGCAGGAGAGGATGGGGACCCTGAGCTTGTCCCAGCTGTGGTGATCCAGGCCTGCCAGCTCCTCTGTTTCCCTTTTGCCCTGGATGTGGATGGAGACACCTTAGCATTTGTCATGGAGGCTGTGAGAGACAGCCAGatccctgcccagctgctgcag GTCTGCTCTCGCCACCTGCCCTTCTCATACACTGAGCTCCCCATGAGCCTCTTGTGCCACCTCGTTGTGTCTGACGAGCAGGTCGTAGACCAAATGGTGAGGGAAGCTGCCGCCTCAGAGCATGTTATTGCCTTCTTGACATCCGCCTTGTTTTCAGACAGACTCACGCTCACAACTGACCTCCTGTCTCTCTTAACCCACGTGGCTCGGGCCTGTCCGGAGCACCTGCCCTTTCTCCAGAGGATCCTGAGTGGCTCAGATGTGGCTGACCAGCCACTTGCTCGCCTGCTTGGCCACCAGCAACCCCCAATACGTGCCAAAACCTGCAACctgctgggcaacctgctccgACACAGCCATGGCTTTCCCCAGGTGCTGCAGAGCCAGCCCGGCTTGCTGGAGAGCCTGCTGGGTTGCCTGGCAGACCATGAGGAGAGCGTGCGCAAGGCAGCCAGCTTCGCGGTGGGCAACGCTGCCTACCACCCGTCCTTCCCGGCTGGGaccctgggcagggctgtgcccaggcTGACGTGGCTGTTGAACGACACGCAGGCCAGGACGCGCTGCAACGCGGCCTTGGCCCTGGGAAACCTGGGCCAGCGCTGGGCGGAGCTGGGGGACCTGCTGATTGAGAGCAGGGCCCCCCATATCCTGCTGGAGGTGGCCTGCCGGGACCCCCGGGAGACCGTGCGGGAGGGAGCCCTCGTCGCACTGCGGGCCCTCAGTCAGCACCCTGGGATACAGCAG GTCCTGCTGTCCCTCAGAGCCACCGAGAAGCTGGCCACGCTGGCCAGTGGTGACTTGCAGCCCGCTGCTGGTGGCAGCCCCCGGCCGTCTTCCGCCCGGCACTGCGAGAAGCTCCTCCGTCTCCTCGCACCTCTGCGCAGCACCTGCGGGAGCCACACTGGGAGCGCTCCCGGCCCCCCAGATCCCGGCAGGCCTGCCGCTGCACACCAGCGCTGA
- the RNF25 gene encoding E3 ubiquitin-protein ligase RNF25: MAAAGEEAEATDWALPPEVEVLESIYLEELRVARGRGRWEPWEISITLHPATAQDQDSQYVRFTLVLSVPPQYPNKAPEISIRNPRGLSDEQIQKISQTLRSVAEAKLGTEVLYELIEKGKEILTDNNIPHGQCVICLYGFQEREAFTKTHCYHYFHSHCLARYAQHMEEEIIMQQEEREQHLAPSPKQEVGVQCPVCRETLVYDLCALKAAPPPQHPLEPYRPDAKMLQHQEELRLIFKRQQEKGGIIDPEAERNRYFISLQAPPAAVDPGQAAAASELPVSAGAVDVPQLPSQASAPEPAGAPVARAEPGRPERPAAPREQQSKRERYRGERPGPRGQGRQSCSGSQEPAEEACHTLHGSRGPRGFSRRPERRPGGRHSQDFPKPHSRSRAAALAERKELCPEDPSPVTEAVDLKEECHDVERWTPEEGAEARGREKENLAFNRSDHRAAPSWQGHHRPWDCGRWERSRVQERGSYPRAPRGRGVFRPSGRREAHLLEKESGS; encoded by the exons ATGGCGGCTGCCGGTGAGGAGGCGGAGGCGACGGACTG GGCCCTGCCGCCCGAGGTGGAAGTGCTGGAGTCCATCTACCTGGAGGAGCTGCGGGTAGCGCGGGGCCGCGGCAG GTGGGAGCCCTGGGAGATCAGCATCACCCTGCACCCCGCCACGGCCCAGGACCAGGACTCCCAGTATGTCCGCTTCACCCTGGTGCTCTCCGTACCCCCCCAG tATCCCAACAAAGCTCCGGAAATCTCGATCAGGAACCCGCGGGGGCTGTCAGATGAGCAAATTCAAAA GATTTCCCAGACCCTTAGAAGTGTTGCTGAAGCCAAGCTGGGGACAGAGGTGCTCTATGAACTGATTGAG AAGGGGAAGGAGATTCTCACTGACAACAATATTCCTCACGGCCAGTGCGTGATCTGCCTTTATGGATTccag GAGAGAGAAGCCTTCACAAAGACCCACTGCTACCACTACTTCCACTCCCACTGTCTGGCCCGCTATGCCCAGCACATGGAGGAGGAGATCATCatgcagcaggaggagagagagCAGCACCTGGCGCCATCCCCCAAACAG GAAGTCGGTGTGCAGTGCCCTGTCTGCCGGGAGACCCTGGTCTATGATCTCTGTGCTCTGAAGGCAGCAccccccccgcagcacccacTG GAGCCATACAGGCCGGATGCCAAGATGCTGCAGCACCAGGAAGAACTGCGCTTAATTTTCAAGAGACAGCAAGAGAAAGGCGGCATCATTGACCCTGAAGCAGAGAGGAACCGTTACTTCATCAGCCTCCAGGCG CCTCCAGCTGCTGTCGATCCAGGCcaagcagctgctgcctctgagctGCCAGTAAGTGCCGGTGCTGTGGATGTGCCTCAGCTGCCCAGCCAAGCCTCGGCTCCAGAGCCAGCCGGGGCACCAGTGGCCAGGGCAGAACCCGGGCGGCCCGAGAGACCTGCTGCGCCCAGAGAGCAACAGAGCAAGAGGGAGAGGTACAGAGGGGAGAGGCCAGGCCCCAGAGGCCAGGGCAGGCAGTCATGCAGTGGCTCACAGGAACCAGCAGAGGAAGCCTGTCATACACTCCATGGCTCCAGGGGGCCCAGGGGCTTCAGTCGGAGACCAGAACGAAGACCTGGTGGGAGGCACAGCCAGGATTTTCCAAAGCCTCACAGCAGAAGCAGGGCTGCTGCCTTGGCTGAAAGAAAGGAGTTGTGCCCTGAAGACCCCTCACCTGTAACAGAGGCAGTGGACTTGAAAGAGGAGTGCCATGATGTGGAGAGATGGACCCCGGAGGAGGGGGCTGAGGCCcgaggcagggagaaggagaacCTGGCATTCAACCGCAGTGACCAcagagcagctcccagctggCAGGGCCACCACAGGCCCTGGGATTGTGGGAGGTGGGAGAGGTCCAGAGTCCAGGAGCGTGGTTCCTACCCCAGAGCACCAAGAGGGCGAGGAGTGTTCAGGCCCAGTGGACGACGAGAAGCCCATCTCCTTGAGAAGGAGAGTGGCTCCTAG
- the LOC126044553 gene encoding mitochondrial chaperone BCS1 isoform X1, which translates to MPFSDFVLALKDNPYFGAGFGLVGVGTALALARKGAQFGLVAFRRHCMITLEVPSKDKSYHWLLNWISHHAKHTQHLSVETSYLQHESGRVSTKFDFVPSPGNHFIWYRRKWIRIERNREKQMIDLHTGTPWESVTFTALGTDREIFFNILREARELALQQQEGRTIMYTAMGAEWRQFGFPRRRRPLSSVVLEEGVSERLVQDVKEFIDNPKWYSERGIPYRRGYLLYGPPGCGKSSFITALAGELQYSICLLSLSDRSLSDDRLNHLLSVAPQQSIILLEDVDAAFVSRDLAAENPAVYQGMGRLTFSGLLNALDGVASTEARIVFMTTNYVDRLDPALVRPGRVDLKQYVGHCSRWQLACMFQRFYPEQPLAAAERFAEQALAVSKQISAAQAGTASPCNLDKASSPFPADLSTCTDVFQSLLTTCVLNSR; encoded by the exons ATGCCCTTTTCTGACTTTGTCTTAGCACTGAAGGACAACCCGTACTTCGGGGCTGGGTTCGGCCTTGTCGGGGTGGGCACTGCCCTGGCGTTAGCCCGGAAAGGGGCCCAGTTTGGGCTGGTGGCTTTCAGGCGCCATTGTATGATCACCCTGGAGGTGCCCAGCAAGGATAAAAGCTACCACTGGCTGCTGAACTGGATCTCCCACCATGCCAAGCACACACAGCACCTCAGCGTTGAGACATCATACCTGCAGCATGAAAGTGGGCGTGTCAGCACCAAGTTCGACtttgtccccagccctgggaacCATTTCATCTG GTATCGCAGGAAATGGATTCGCATCGAGCGCAACCGGGAGAAGCAGATGATCGACCTGCACACAGGGACACCCTGGGAGTCCGTCACCTTCACTGCGCTGGGCACTGACCGGGAGATCTTCTTCAATATCCTCCGGGAAG CCCGGGAGctggcactgcagcagcaggagggaaggacGATCATGTACACGGCCATGGGAGCAGAGTGGCGGCAGTTCGGctttccccgccgccggcggcctcTTAGCTCCGTGGTGCTGGAGGAAGGTGTGTCAGAGAGGCTGGTCCAGGACGTGAAGGAGTTCATCGACAACCCCAAGTGGTACAGCGAGAGAG GGATCCCCTACCGAAGAGGCTACCTGCTGTATGGTCCTCCTGGCTGTGGGAAAAGCAGCTTCAT cacagccctggctggggagcTGCAGTACAGTATCTGCCTGCTGAGCCTCAGTGACCGCAGCCTCTCCGATGACCGGCTCAATCACCTCCTGAGCGTGGCACCGCAGCAGAGCATCATCCTGCTGGAGGACGTGGATGCTGCCTTCGTCAGCCGGGACCTCGCTGCTGAGA ACCCAGCTGTGTACCAAGGCATGGGGCGCCTGACCTTCAGTGGCCTCCTCAACGCGCTGGATGGTGTGGCCTCCACAGAGGCCCGAATTGTCTTCATGACCACCAACTACGTGGACAG GCTGGACCCAGCCCTGGTGCGTCCTGGCCGCGTGGATCTCAAGCAGTATGTGGGCCATTGCTCCCGCTGGCAGCTTGCCTGCATGTTCCAGCGCTTCTACCCCGAGCAGCCCCTGGCTGCAGCCGAGCGGTTTGCGGAGCAGGCACTGGCGGTCTCCAAACAGATCAGCGCTGCCCAG GCAGGCACTGCCTCTCCTTGCAACCTGGACAAGGCAAGCTCCCCTTTCCCCGCAGACCTCAGCACCTGCACGGATGTGTTCCAGTCCCTCCTGACCACCTGTGTGCTGAACTCCAGGTGA
- the LOC126044553 gene encoding mitochondrial chaperone BCS1 isoform X2: MPFSDFVLALKDNPYFGAGFGLVGVGTALALARKGAQFGLVAFRRHCMITLEVPSKDKSYHWLLNWISHHAKHTQHLSVETSYLQHESGRVSTKFDFVPSPGNHFIWYRRKWIRIERNREKQMIDLHTGTPWESVTFTALGTDREIFFNILREARELALQQQEGRTIMYTAMGAEWRQFGFPRRRRPLSSVVLEEGVSERLVQDVKEFIDNPKWYSERGIPYRRGYLLYGPPGCGKSSFITALAGELQYSICLLSLSDRSLSDDRLNHLLSVAPQQSIILLEDVDAAFVSRDLAAENPAVYQGMGRLTFSGLLNALDGVASTEARIVFMTTNYVDRLDPALVRPGRVDLKQYVGHCSRWQLACMFQRFYPEQPLAAAERFAEQALAVSKQISAAQVQGHFMLYKTDPEGAISNTGSILL, from the exons ATGCCCTTTTCTGACTTTGTCTTAGCACTGAAGGACAACCCGTACTTCGGGGCTGGGTTCGGCCTTGTCGGGGTGGGCACTGCCCTGGCGTTAGCCCGGAAAGGGGCCCAGTTTGGGCTGGTGGCTTTCAGGCGCCATTGTATGATCACCCTGGAGGTGCCCAGCAAGGATAAAAGCTACCACTGGCTGCTGAACTGGATCTCCCACCATGCCAAGCACACACAGCACCTCAGCGTTGAGACATCATACCTGCAGCATGAAAGTGGGCGTGTCAGCACCAAGTTCGACtttgtccccagccctgggaacCATTTCATCTG GTATCGCAGGAAATGGATTCGCATCGAGCGCAACCGGGAGAAGCAGATGATCGACCTGCACACAGGGACACCCTGGGAGTCCGTCACCTTCACTGCGCTGGGCACTGACCGGGAGATCTTCTTCAATATCCTCCGGGAAG CCCGGGAGctggcactgcagcagcaggagggaaggacGATCATGTACACGGCCATGGGAGCAGAGTGGCGGCAGTTCGGctttccccgccgccggcggcctcTTAGCTCCGTGGTGCTGGAGGAAGGTGTGTCAGAGAGGCTGGTCCAGGACGTGAAGGAGTTCATCGACAACCCCAAGTGGTACAGCGAGAGAG GGATCCCCTACCGAAGAGGCTACCTGCTGTATGGTCCTCCTGGCTGTGGGAAAAGCAGCTTCAT cacagccctggctggggagcTGCAGTACAGTATCTGCCTGCTGAGCCTCAGTGACCGCAGCCTCTCCGATGACCGGCTCAATCACCTCCTGAGCGTGGCACCGCAGCAGAGCATCATCCTGCTGGAGGACGTGGATGCTGCCTTCGTCAGCCGGGACCTCGCTGCTGAGA ACCCAGCTGTGTACCAAGGCATGGGGCGCCTGACCTTCAGTGGCCTCCTCAACGCGCTGGATGGTGTGGCCTCCACAGAGGCCCGAATTGTCTTCATGACCACCAACTACGTGGACAG GCTGGACCCAGCCCTGGTGCGTCCTGGCCGCGTGGATCTCAAGCAGTATGTGGGCCATTGCTCCCGCTGGCAGCTTGCCTGCATGTTCCAGCGCTTCTACCCCGAGCAGCCCCTGGCTGCAGCCGAGCGGTTTGCGGAGCAGGCACTGGCGGTCTCCAAACAGATCAGCGCTGCCCAGGTACAGGGCCACTTCATGCTCTACAAGACAGACCCTGAAGGAGCCATTTCAAACACAGGATCCATCCTGCTGTGA